One window from the genome of Candidatus Leptovillus gracilis encodes:
- a CDS encoding aminotransferase class V-fold PLP-dependent enzyme: MNPTSITSVADLRRHIVGLDQPVPLLDGRCQPYINLDNAASTPALQPVLDAIVQFMPYYASVHRGTGFKSRLSTAAYDQAHQIIGHFVGADLATNTVIFGKNSTEALNKLSYRFPFQPDSVVITTQLEHHSNDLPWRQRANVRHVRAMKDGRFDENHFDQLMRENAGRVALVAVTGASNVSGFLQPIHRLARKAHAAGALILVDAAQLAPHRRVDMRPDDDPEHLDFVVLSGHKMYAPFGTGALIGPKAIFLQGIPDYVGGGTVEVVTLDEVHWAGVPDRDEAGSPNVVGAMAMAVAAQILMDVGMEQIAAHEEELIAYALERLPTVPDLQIYGETDPSRAHEKVGVIPFNLAGISHFKLAAILGYEGGIGVRSGCFCAHPYVVHLLQLDDAAAATWRDQLLSGDKSHMPGMVRASFGCYNNTGDVDRLVEMLTRIARGDYRGDYTLDTASGEYAPANFVEPLADHFQLL, translated from the coding sequence ATGAACCCCACTTCTATCACCTCCGTGGCCGATTTACGCCGCCACATTGTTGGTTTAGACCAACCTGTGCCGCTGCTAGACGGCCGTTGCCAACCCTACATCAACCTGGACAACGCCGCCAGCACCCCCGCCCTCCAACCCGTCTTGGACGCCATCGTCCAGTTCATGCCCTATTACGCCAGCGTCCATCGTGGCACAGGCTTTAAGTCGCGCCTCAGCACGGCCGCCTACGACCAGGCCCATCAGATTATCGGCCATTTTGTCGGCGCAGATTTAGCCACCAATACCGTCATCTTCGGCAAAAATTCCACCGAAGCGCTGAACAAACTCTCTTATCGCTTCCCCTTCCAGCCAGACTCAGTGGTCATCACCACCCAGTTGGAACACCATTCCAACGACCTACCCTGGCGGCAGCGGGCCAATGTGCGGCATGTACGGGCAATGAAGGACGGCCGTTTCGACGAAAACCACTTCGATCAACTCATGCGTGAAAATGCCGGGCGCGTCGCTCTGGTCGCCGTCACTGGCGCGTCCAACGTCAGCGGCTTCTTGCAGCCCATCCACCGCCTGGCGCGCAAGGCCCACGCCGCCGGGGCGCTCATCCTGGTAGACGCCGCCCAACTCGCCCCCCACCGCCGCGTAGATATGCGCCCCGACGACGACCCCGAACATCTGGATTTTGTCGTCCTGTCCGGGCATAAAATGTACGCCCCTTTTGGAACCGGCGCGCTCATCGGCCCCAAAGCCATTTTCCTGCAAGGCATACCCGACTATGTGGGCGGCGGCACGGTAGAAGTGGTGACGCTGGACGAAGTACACTGGGCTGGCGTGCCCGACCGCGACGAAGCGGGCAGCCCCAACGTCGTTGGCGCTATGGCGATGGCAGTGGCGGCGCAAATTCTCATGGACGTGGGTATGGAGCAGATCGCCGCCCACGAGGAAGAACTCATCGCCTACGCCCTGGAACGCCTGCCAACCGTCCCCGACCTGCAAATCTACGGTGAAACGGACCCCAGCCGCGCCCATGAAAAAGTGGGCGTCATTCCCTTCAATCTGGCGGGCATTTCCCACTTTAAATTGGCGGCGATTTTGGGTTACGAAGGGGGTATTGGCGTGCGCAGCGGCTGCTTCTGCGCCCATCCCTATGTGGTCCATTTGCTGCAATTGGATGACGCTGCGGCCGCCACGTGGCGCGATCAGCTGCTTTCCGGCGACAAATCGCATATGCCCGGTATGGTTCGCGCCAGCTTTGGCTGTTATAACAACACAGGTGATGTGGACCGGCTGGTAGAGATGCTGACGCGCATCGCTCGCGGCGACTACCGGGGCGATTACACGCTAGACACAGCTTCCGGCGAATACGCCCCGGCCAATTTCGTCGAGCCATTGGCCGATCACTTCCAGCTATTGTAA
- a CDS encoding NAD-dependent epimerase/dehydratase family protein: MRFLITGGAGFLGAALANWLAEAGHMVSVLDDLSNGNAGYLAAAVTFHQGDVDNIPHLWSLLQGVDCVYHLAARVSVAQSIHHPRDYTRVNVGGTVGLMEAMRDTGVRRVVFASSGAIYGRLPNQPVHEDDQPQPDSPYAVSKWAAEQYIHTIGHLWGIETVALRIFNAYGPRQSLPVSHAPVIPRFLQQALTGGSVVLFGAGDQTRDFVYVDDVVAALVSAATAGQVNRQIINIGSGVETSLNQLVDQIEHVTGRAVSRIYNNEKSGGVPRLVAGISRAQTLLGFRPTTSLTAGLRRTLQEDERFSRIK, translated from the coding sequence ATGCGATTTTTAATTACCGGGGGGGCGGGCTTTTTGGGCGCGGCGCTGGCGAACTGGCTGGCCGAAGCCGGGCACATGGTGAGCGTGTTGGATGATCTGAGCAATGGGAATGCGGGGTATCTGGCTGCGGCCGTTACCTTCCACCAGGGCGACGTAGACAACATTCCCCATCTGTGGTCTTTGCTGCAAGGCGTAGACTGCGTCTATCACCTGGCCGCTCGCGTTTCCGTGGCCCAATCTATCCATCACCCGCGCGACTACACCCGCGTCAACGTCGGCGGCACAGTTGGGCTGATGGAAGCGATGCGCGATACCGGGGTGCGGCGGGTGGTGTTTGCGTCGTCAGGGGCGATATACGGCCGTTTGCCCAACCAGCCCGTCCATGAAGACGACCAACCCCAGCCCGATTCCCCCTATGCCGTCAGCAAATGGGCCGCCGAACAATACATCCACACCATCGGCCACTTGTGGGGAATTGAAACCGTCGCCCTGCGTATTTTCAACGCCTATGGCCCGCGCCAAAGCCTGCCCGTCTCTCATGCCCCGGTCATCCCCCGTTTTTTGCAGCAGGCGCTTACCGGCGGTTCGGTGGTCTTGTTTGGCGCTGGCGACCAGACCCGCGATTTTGTCTATGTAGACGACGTTGTGGCCGCGCTGGTAAGCGCCGCTACGGCCGGTCAGGTCAACCGGCAAATCATCAATATCGGCAGCGGCGTGGAAACCAGCCTCAACCAATTGGTAGACCAGATTGAACACGTAACCGGTCGCGCTGTCAGCCGCATCTACAACAACGAAAAAAGCGGCGGCGTTCCCCGCCTGGTGGCCGGCATCAGTCGGGCGCAAACGCTGCTCGGCTTCCGCCCCACCACCAGCCTGACGGCCGGCCTGCGCCGCACCCTACAAGAGGATGAGCGGTTTAGTCGGATAAAATAA
- a CDS encoding isoamylase early set domain-containing protein — translation MLKKKFFKTNDECEVTFEFSAPEATEVALFSDAHNWEPVAMKKTKEGAFRAKVRLPKDGKYQFRYFVDGTTWANDEAADAYWTNEHGSDNSVVFTSSEN, via the coding sequence ATGCTTAAGAAAAAATTCTTTAAAACCAACGACGAATGCGAAGTGACATTCGAGTTTTCAGCCCCCGAAGCCACAGAAGTAGCCCTGTTCAGCGACGCACACAATTGGGAACCGGTTGCCATGAAAAAGACAAAAGAAGGCGCTTTCCGGGCCAAGGTTCGTCTGCCCAAAGATGGAAAATACCAGTTCCGCTACTTCGTAGATGGCACAACCTGGGCTAACGATGAAGCCGCCGATGCCTACTGGACCAATGAACACGGCAGCGACAACAGCGTTGTGTTCACCAGCTCTGAAAACTAA
- a CDS encoding DUF3048 domain-containing protein, with protein sequence MKLWHSLFVSLMLLLALAACSNKEELLPTPIPPAADGVVGATAVAQTIPTIPPTTGASGPATLPPPPTLAPAPTATPLPAATPDPALEPVTLLTAEDFGDNRNPLTGELVDPADLQRRPIIVKIPNSPPSYVRPQSGLNDADIIYEHLAEGSVTRLSAIFYDSLPEKIGPIRSARMIDLELPAMYDAALVYSGAGIGVSRLLFASDFSSRILRSNAQGYYRSGENKPTEHTLYIDPVGIYQELEDRGLNTAPNFNQVMAFGTEAPEGGQPATNLKIDYIWEEVEWRYNAEDGRYYRYGDGQPVLDGNSGEQAHTANVVIITPYHVQDPSICEQVDAAGNCLALSVEIQLWGSGSGIVLRDGQQFPVTWQRVGRYDLLTFTDKEGNPFPLKVGNTWVQIVPTWRGYEGAVQITP encoded by the coding sequence ATGAAACTGTGGCATTCATTATTTGTATCATTGATGTTGTTGTTGGCGCTGGCAGCGTGCAGCAACAAAGAGGAACTACTGCCAACGCCCATTCCTCCTGCGGCGGATGGGGTGGTGGGGGCAACGGCCGTCGCCCAAACCATCCCCACCATCCCCCCCACCACCGGGGCCTCTGGCCCGGCCACTTTGCCGCCACCACCTACCCTGGCCCCGGCTCCCACGGCCACGCCGCTGCCGGCCGCCACACCTGATCCGGCGCTGGAACCCGTTACCCTGCTGACGGCCGAGGATTTTGGCGACAACCGCAATCCCCTCACCGGCGAACTGGTGGACCCGGCCGATTTGCAGCGCCGGCCCATCATCGTCAAAATCCCCAATTCCCCGCCCAGCTACGTCCGCCCCCAGTCTGGCCTGAATGACGCCGACATCATCTACGAACATCTGGCCGAAGGCAGCGTCACCCGACTGTCGGCCATCTTCTACGACAGCCTGCCGGAAAAAATCGGCCCCATTCGCAGCGCCCGGATGATTGACCTGGAACTGCCGGCCATGTATGACGCGGCGCTGGTATACTCCGGCGCCGGCATCGGCGTCAGCCGCCTGCTGTTCGCCTCCGATTTCAGCTCGCGGATTTTGCGCTCCAACGCCCAGGGCTACTACCGTTCCGGCGAGAACAAACCAACGGAACACACCCTGTACATTGATCCCGTTGGCATCTACCAGGAACTCGAGGATCGCGGCCTGAACACCGCGCCCAACTTTAATCAGGTGATGGCTTTTGGCACCGAAGCGCCAGAGGGCGGGCAGCCGGCGACGAACCTGAAGATTGACTACATCTGGGAAGAAGTGGAGTGGCGTTACAATGCGGAGGACGGCCGTTACTACCGTTACGGCGACGGCCAACCCGTGTTGGATGGCAACAGCGGCGAACAGGCGCACACGGCCAATGTCGTCATCATCACCCCTTACCACGTGCAAGACCCATCTATCTGCGAACAGGTAGACGCCGCCGGCAACTGCCTGGCCCTCTCGGTGGAAATCCAGTTATGGGGCAGTGGCAGCGGCATTGTGCTGCGCGACGGGCAGCAGTTTCCAGTTACCTGGCAGCGCGTCGGCCGTTACGACCTGCTTACCTTTACCGACAAAGAAGGCAATCCCTTCCCGCTTAAAGTAGGCAACACCTGGGTACAAATTGTGCCTACCTGGCGCGGCTACGAAGGCGCGGTGCAGATTACCCCGTGA
- a CDS encoding carbonic anhydrase has translation MIAAKEALERLQEGNGRFISGISARGTLASQARRSELLVGQAPFAIILGCSDSRVPAEIIFDQGLGDLFVIRVAGNIVAPSLVGSVEFAATKFGTRLVVVLGHSQCGAILTTLDELTHPTEQRSPNLRSIVDRIRPSVQPLLATDLRHDRDELVRQAVRANIAVSVNHLRHGSAVLEQLIQRDGVQIVGAEYSLETGVVAFLDRVKG, from the coding sequence ATGATCGCCGCGAAAGAAGCGCTTGAACGGCTGCAAGAAGGCAACGGCCGTTTCATTTCCGGCATTTCCGCTCGTGGTACCCTGGCCAGCCAGGCGCGGCGCAGCGAATTACTGGTCGGTCAGGCGCCGTTTGCCATCATCCTCGGCTGTTCCGATTCGCGGGTTCCGGCGGAAATCATCTTCGACCAGGGCCTGGGCGACCTGTTTGTCATCCGCGTAGCGGGCAACATTGTCGCCCCTTCATTGGTGGGCAGTGTGGAATTTGCCGCGACTAAATTTGGCACGCGGCTGGTGGTGGTATTGGGCCATTCCCAGTGCGGCGCCATTCTCACCACCCTGGACGAACTGACGCACCCCACAGAGCAGCGCTCGCCCAACTTGCGCTCCATCGTAGACCGCATTCGCCCCTCGGTGCAGCCGTTGTTGGCGACCGATCTGCGCCACGACCGGGATGAATTGGTGCGCCAGGCCGTGCGGGCCAACATCGCTGTCTCTGTAAACCATCTGCGGCACGGTTCGGCCGTTCTGGAACAGTTGATTCAGCGCGATGGCGTGCAAATTGTGGGCGCTGAATACTCGCTGGAGACCGGCGTCGTGGCGTTCTTAGACAGAGTTAAAGGGTGA
- a CDS encoding 2-oxoacid:ferredoxin oxidoreductase subunit beta, which produces MTETISLELTRKDFVSDQTVRWCPGCGDYSILAQMQKVLPELGIPKEKIVFISGIGCSSRFPYYMNTYGIHSIHGRAPTLASGLAAANPDLNIWVVTGDGDAMSIGGNHLIHAMRRNVDLKILLFNNRIYGLTKGQYSPTSRKGKKTKSSPMGSIEQPLNPLTLALSAEATFVARAMDTDTVHLGEVLRAAAAHEGTSFVEIYQDCVIFNPNEWAGIDDRRTRPDHVIYLEHDKPLIFGKNNDKGVRLNGFKPEVVELGGEFSEKDLIVHDETSQELAYILAHMEHPNYPPPMGVIRQVRKPTYTEELMGQVRMAQERKGVGDLQKLYHAADVWTV; this is translated from the coding sequence ATGACTGAAACAATTTCATTAGAACTAACACGCAAAGATTTTGTGTCTGACCAGACGGTGCGCTGGTGTCCGGGCTGTGGCGATTATTCGATTTTGGCGCAAATGCAGAAAGTGCTGCCGGAGTTGGGTATCCCCAAAGAAAAGATCGTCTTTATTTCGGGTATTGGCTGCTCCAGCCGCTTCCCGTATTACATGAACACCTACGGCATTCACAGCATACACGGCCGTGCCCCCACGCTGGCCTCTGGTCTGGCGGCAGCCAACCCCGACCTGAACATCTGGGTCGTCACCGGCGACGGCGACGCGATGTCGATCGGCGGCAACCACCTGATCCACGCCATGCGCCGCAACGTCGACCTCAAGATCCTGCTGTTCAACAACCGTATCTACGGCCTGACCAAAGGGCAATACTCGCCCACTTCACGCAAGGGCAAGAAAACCAAATCATCGCCCATGGGGTCCATCGAGCAGCCGCTCAACCCTCTGACATTGGCGCTGTCGGCCGAGGCCACCTTTGTCGCCCGGGCCATGGACACCGACACGGTGCATTTGGGTGAAGTTTTGCGCGCCGCCGCCGCCCACGAAGGCACGTCGTTTGTAGAAATTTACCAGGATTGTGTCATCTTCAACCCCAACGAGTGGGCCGGCATAGACGACCGCCGCACCCGCCCCGACCATGTGATCTATCTGGAGCATGACAAGCCGCTGATTTTTGGCAAAAACAACGACAAGGGCGTGCGACTGAACGGCTTTAAGCCGGAAGTGGTGGAATTGGGCGGCGAATTTAGCGAAAAAGACTTGATTGTCCACGATGAAACGTCGCAAGAATTGGCCTATATTCTGGCGCATATGGAGCACCCCAATTATCCGCCGCCGATGGGCGTGATTCGCCAGGTGCGCAAACCGACGTATACGGAAGAATTGATGGGGCAGGTGCGCATGGCCCAGGAACGTAAAGGCGTTGGCGATCTGCAAAAACTGTATCACGCGGCCGACGTGTGGACGGTTTAG
- the asd gene encoding aspartate-semialdehyde dehydrogenase — protein sequence MSNKIPVGILAATGSVGQRFIMHLVDHPWFEIVALTGSERTAGRPYREGVNWLLDGDPPEQVADMIVQPTEPNLEPKVLFSALPTADARELEPKFAAAGYTVLTNASPFRMDPFVPLLIPEVNPDHTAIIPHQQKAYGWPGCIIANANCSTTSIVLPMKILHEAYGIESAVVVTMQAISGAGYPGVPSLDIMDNIIPYIGGEDGKLETEPRKLCGRYVDGRFELADFKVSAQANRVPVIDGHLGSVSVKLQQAVTPEEAIALFQEWQPPEICRELPTMPNPALIYRPEPDRPQPRKDRDAGNGLAWTVGKVRECPVNTLRFMAIAHNTLRGAASGSVLNAELLVKQGMLR from the coding sequence ATGAGCAATAAAATTCCTGTTGGTATTCTGGCGGCTACGGGTTCCGTAGGCCAACGTTTTATTATGCACCTGGTGGATCATCCCTGGTTTGAGATCGTCGCACTTACCGGTTCCGAGCGCACAGCCGGACGGCCGTACCGCGAAGGCGTTAACTGGTTGTTGGATGGTGACCCACCCGAACAGGTGGCGGATATGATCGTCCAGCCGACTGAGCCGAACCTGGAACCCAAAGTGCTGTTCTCTGCCTTGCCCACGGCCGACGCCCGCGAGTTGGAACCGAAATTTGCCGCGGCTGGCTACACCGTGCTGACCAACGCTTCCCCTTTCCGCATGGACCCGTTCGTGCCGCTGCTAATCCCGGAGGTGAACCCCGACCACACGGCTATCATCCCCCACCAGCAAAAGGCATACGGCTGGCCCGGCTGCATCATCGCCAACGCCAACTGCTCCACCACCAGCATCGTCCTGCCGATGAAGATTTTGCATGAGGCGTATGGCATCGAGTCGGCCGTGGTGGTGACGATGCAGGCGATTTCCGGCGCGGGCTACCCCGGCGTGCCCTCGCTGGACATCATGGACAATATCATCCCGTACATTGGCGGCGAAGATGGCAAATTGGAGACGGAGCCGCGTAAGTTGTGTGGGCGGTATGTGGACGGCCGTTTTGAATTAGCCGATTTCAAAGTCAGCGCCCAGGCTAACCGCGTGCCGGTGATAGACGGGCATTTGGGCAGCGTTTCAGTGAAGTTGCAGCAGGCAGTGACGCCAGAGGAAGCCATCGCCCTGTTCCAGGAGTGGCAGCCGCCGGAAATTTGCCGCGAACTGCCCACCATGCCCAATCCTGCGCTCATTTATCGCCCCGAACCAGATCGGCCGCAGCCGCGCAAGGACCGCGACGCGGGCAATGGTCTGGCCTGGACGGTGGGCAAGGTGCGCGAATGCCCGGTGAATACGCTGCGCTTCATGGCAATTGCCCACAATACCCTACGCGGCGCGGCCAGCGGCTCGGTGTTAAATGCAGAGCTGCTGGTGAAGCAGGGGATGTTGAGATGA
- a CDS encoding bifunctional (p)ppGpp synthetase/guanosine-3',5'-bis(diphosphate) 3'-pyrophosphohydrolase: protein MELGQGATIIDFAYAIHTGLGNQAHAAYVNDVFYPLNKPLNDGDQVRVVKKVNAQPQRAWLDDDLGYIATNYARSHARRWFRRLPGHRAIAEGQALVQTELNILGFPDFSHEEIAQSFGYEAPEQLYYAVGRADVLPTAVAIHVLEYKWDTGPARNLDNMILTDTGEEVVITKSPTRRLAPVGTCQPRPREPILGFMRKDGGLTCIKALSPAAPERGRTVKLGLGRDNP from the coding sequence GTGGAGTTGGGCCAGGGGGCGACAATTATTGATTTTGCCTATGCCATCCACACCGGTCTGGGCAATCAGGCGCACGCGGCCTATGTGAATGATGTGTTTTATCCGCTTAATAAGCCGCTCAATGATGGCGACCAGGTGCGGGTGGTGAAGAAGGTGAATGCTCAGCCGCAGCGCGCCTGGTTGGATGATGATTTGGGTTATATTGCCACGAATTATGCCCGTTCTCATGCGCGGCGCTGGTTCCGGCGTTTGCCTGGGCATCGGGCCATCGCGGAGGGGCAGGCGTTGGTGCAAACAGAGCTGAACATTTTGGGTTTCCCCGACTTTTCTCATGAGGAGATCGCCCAATCTTTTGGTTACGAAGCGCCGGAGCAGTTGTATTATGCGGTGGGGCGGGCGGATGTGCTGCCAACGGCCGTTGCCATTCACGTTCTAGAGTACAAATGGGATACCGGACCGGCGCGCAACCTGGATAATATGATCCTCACGGATACCGGCGAAGAAGTGGTTATCACCAAATCGCCAACACGCCGCCTTGCGCCTGTGGGGACTTGCCAGCCACGTCCCCGTGAACCCATTTTGGGCTTTATGCGTAAAGACGGCGGACTGACGTGCATAAAAGCGCTGTCACCTGCTGCGCCCGAACGCGGCCGCACAGTCAAATTAGGGCTGGGGCGAGACAACCCGTGA
- a CDS encoding bifunctional (p)ppGpp synthetase/guanosine-3',5'-bis(diphosphate) 3'-pyrophosphohydrolase encodes MNEWHECYLALGHLHQIWRPVPGTFDDYIAVPRDNLYRSLHTTVVHANGQAIKLRIRTVAMDKVSESFLRILTTTSTWSRLIRGPA; translated from the coding sequence GTGAATGAGTGGCATGAATGCTATCTGGCGCTGGGCCATTTGCACCAGATATGGCGACCTGTTCCCGGCACATTCGATGACTATATTGCCGTGCCGCGAGACAATTTGTACCGTTCGCTGCATACGACGGTAGTCCATGCCAATGGACAGGCCATTAAACTGCGAATTCGCACGGTGGCGATGGACAAGGTGTCCGAGTCCTTTTTGAGAATATTAACGACAACATCAACCTGGAGCCGCTTAATCCGGGGGCCGGCGTAA
- a CDS encoding FadR family transcriptional regulator — MLLHKLDSDFIKYLIDHHVEPGDRLPTLNQVGDELGISMGKLREQLEVARTLGFVSVKTRKGIQREPFDFAPAVLTALLFSLGTGEAQFAQFSALRQAIETHMWHEAVVRLTPEDKAAMRRLVEQAWGKLRGQPVHVPNGEHRQFHLKTYRHLDNPFVQGLLSAYWDAYEASELTRFANYQYWLDVWTYHERIVDALDTNDFDQGLVLLTEHFGLLPTIPSG; from the coding sequence ATGCTGCTGCACAAACTCGATTCTGACTTCATCAAATATCTGATTGACCATCACGTCGAACCAGGTGATCGGCTGCCGACGCTAAACCAGGTCGGCGACGAGCTGGGTATCAGCATGGGCAAACTGCGCGAGCAGTTGGAAGTGGCCCGCACCCTCGGTTTTGTTTCTGTCAAAACACGCAAAGGCATCCAGCGCGAACCGTTTGATTTTGCCCCGGCCGTCCTGACGGCGCTGCTGTTTAGCCTGGGCACTGGCGAGGCACAGTTTGCCCAATTTAGCGCCTTACGCCAGGCCATCGAAACCCATATGTGGCACGAAGCCGTTGTTCGCCTGACCCCGGAGGACAAAGCGGCGATGCGCCGTCTGGTGGAGCAGGCGTGGGGCAAGCTGCGCGGGCAGCCGGTACACGTCCCGAATGGCGAACACCGCCAATTTCACCTGAAGACTTACCGGCATCTGGATAATCCTTTTGTACAGGGGTTGCTGTCTGCTTATTGGGACGCCTATGAAGCGTCAGAATTAACCCGCTTTGCCAATTATCAGTACTGGCTAGACGTTTGGACGTATCACGAGCGCATCGTAGACGCCCTGGACACCAATGATTTTGACCAGGGTTTGGTTTTGTTAACCGAGCATTTTGGTTTACTGCCAACCATTCCCTCAGGCTGA
- a CDS encoding 2-oxoacid:acceptor oxidoreductase subunit alpha: MSVPTDHFEELESVVIRFAGDSGDGMQLTGTQFTTASAVFGNDISTLPDYPAEIRAPAGTLAGVSGFQVNLSQHDILTPGDAPFMLVAMNPAALKVSLPDLEIGGIIIVNTDAFTPANLKKADYAANPLEDGSLKGYEVHEVPLTSLTREALKGLTTLTTKEKDRCQNFFALGLAFWIFDRRLETSESWIEHKFAQKPEIAQANKIALEMGFFFGETTEVFRRRFHIRPASLPSGTYRNVTGNEATALGLVTAAQKMGKPLFYGSYPITPASDILHALAPLRNFDVRTFQAEDEIAAMGSVIGAAFGGALAVTGTSGPGLALKSEAMNLAIMLELPMVIIDVQRGGPSTGMPTKTEQGDLLQVLYGRNGESPIPVLAPQGPADCFDIAYEACRLAVRAMTPVVILSEGYLANSSEPWHIPNPDDIAPIEVRHPEGRSDSNGDAPFFPYLRDEETLARPWAIPGTPGLEHRIGGLSKAPITGNVSQDPRHHEQMIHLRAEKVARLADAFPEQEVFGPAEGDLLVLTWGGTFGAVRTAVTRAQSKGYDVAHAHLRILNPFPRNLGSILRNYKRILVPELNSGQLAFVLRGTFGLDNIMPYPNLHARPFKIGEVYQKLQELFSGE; the protein is encoded by the coding sequence ATGAGTGTTCCCACTGACCATTTTGAGGAACTAGAATCGGTTGTCATCCGTTTTGCCGGTGACTCTGGCGATGGTATGCAGCTTACTGGGACTCAATTCACCACAGCGTCGGCCGTGTTTGGCAACGACATCAGCACGCTGCCAGATTATCCGGCGGAAATTCGCGCCCCGGCCGGCACGTTGGCCGGCGTCAGCGGCTTCCAGGTGAATTTGTCGCAGCACGACATTCTGACGCCGGGCGATGCACCATTTATGCTGGTAGCGATGAATCCGGCCGCTCTGAAAGTCAGCCTGCCTGATCTGGAAATTGGCGGCATTATCATTGTCAACACCGACGCCTTTACCCCGGCTAATCTGAAAAAAGCGGATTACGCGGCGAACCCATTGGAAGATGGCTCGCTGAAAGGGTATGAGGTCCACGAAGTGCCCCTGACTTCGTTAACCCGTGAAGCGTTAAAAGGGTTAACCACCCTGACGACGAAGGAAAAGGACCGCTGCCAGAACTTTTTTGCTTTGGGACTGGCCTTTTGGATTTTTGATCGCCGTTTGGAAACGTCCGAATCTTGGATTGAACACAAATTCGCCCAGAAGCCGGAAATCGCTCAGGCCAACAAAATCGCGCTGGAAATGGGCTTCTTCTTTGGCGAGACAACGGAAGTTTTCCGGCGACGGTTCCATATTCGGCCGGCTTCTTTGCCATCGGGCACGTATCGCAACGTGACCGGGAATGAGGCGACGGCGCTGGGGCTGGTGACGGCCGCGCAAAAGATGGGCAAACCGTTGTTTTATGGCTCATACCCCATCACCCCGGCCAGCGATATTTTGCACGCGCTGGCGCCGCTGCGCAATTTCGACGTGCGCACCTTCCAGGCGGAAGATGAAATCGCGGCGATGGGGTCGGTGATTGGCGCGGCGTTTGGCGGCGCATTGGCCGTGACCGGGACCAGCGGCCCTGGCCTGGCGCTAAAAAGCGAGGCGATGAATCTGGCGATTATGCTGGAACTGCCGATGGTGATTATAGACGTGCAGCGCGGCGGCCCCAGCACCGGGATGCCAACGAAGACAGAGCAGGGGGATTTGTTGCAGGTGTTGTACGGCCGTAACGGAGAAAGCCCCATCCCTGTCCTGGCCCCACAAGGTCCGGCCGACTGCTTCGATATTGCCTATGAGGCGTGCCGTCTGGCGGTGCGCGCCATGACGCCGGTGGTCATTTTGTCGGAAGGCTACCTGGCGAACAGCTCAGAACCGTGGCACATCCCCAACCCGGACGACATTGCGCCGATTGAGGTGCGCCACCCTGAAGGGCGCAGCGACAGCAACGGCGACGCGCCGTTTTTCCCGTATTTGCGCGATGAGGAGACGCTGGCAAGGCCGTGGGCCATTCCCGGTACGCCTGGTCTGGAACACCGCATCGGCGGCCTATCCAAAGCGCCGATCACCGGCAATGTGTCGCAAGACCCGCGCCACCATGAGCAGATGATCCACCTGCGCGCCGAGAAGGTGGCGCGGTTGGCCGACGCTTTCCCCGAACAAGAGGTGTTTGGTCCGGCGGAAGGTGATCTGTTGGTGCTGACGTGGGGCGGGACATTTGGGGCGGTACGCACGGCCGTTACCCGCGCCCAAAGCAAAGGGTACGACGTGGCCCACGCCCATTTGCGCATCCTCAACCCCTTCCCGCGCAATTTGGGAAGTATTCTCAGGAACTACAAGCGTATCCTTGTTCCTGAACTGAACAGCGGCCAACTGGCGTTTGTTTTGCGCGGCACGTTTGGTCTGGACAACATCATGCCTTATCCGAATTTGCACGCACGGCCGTTCAAAATCGGCGAGGTGTACCAGAAACTTCAAGAGCTGTTTAGCGGTGAGTGA